One window from the genome of Mycolicibacterium gadium encodes:
- a CDS encoding NDMA-dependent alcohol dehydrogenase, with protein sequence MKTNAAMLWGLNEPWSVEEIDLDGPQEGEVLVAFEATGLCHSDHHVQTGDLAGVTLPMIGGHEGAGVVQEVGPGVKDLKPGDHVVASFLPACGRCRWCASGHQNLCDMGAIILLGLQADGTYRRRVKGKDVGVMVGVGSFSELSTVSETSLVKVDDDLPLSRACLLGCGVMTGWGSAVNTADVTPGDTVVVIGCGGIGSGAIQGARLAGAEHIVVVDIVESKRDKAFEFGATHFVTSMPEATELVAEITRGVMADSALLTVGLLKGPMINEAMDIVRKGGAVVMTAIASMADVTPTLPMAMVTLYQKRLLGSLYGEANPRADIPRLLNLYRDGKLLLDETVTAEYKLADINEAYDDMLAGRNIRGVIVHNH encoded by the coding sequence ATGAAGACGAACGCCGCCATGCTGTGGGGACTCAACGAACCGTGGAGCGTCGAAGAGATCGATCTCGATGGTCCGCAGGAGGGCGAGGTTCTCGTCGCGTTCGAGGCCACCGGGTTGTGCCATTCCGACCACCACGTCCAGACCGGTGATCTGGCCGGCGTGACACTGCCGATGATCGGCGGACACGAGGGTGCCGGCGTCGTGCAGGAGGTCGGCCCCGGCGTGAAGGACCTGAAGCCGGGAGACCACGTGGTGGCGTCCTTCCTGCCCGCGTGTGGCCGCTGCCGCTGGTGTGCCAGCGGACACCAGAACCTGTGCGATATGGGCGCAATCATCCTGTTGGGCCTGCAGGCCGACGGCACGTACCGGCGCCGGGTAAAGGGCAAGGACGTCGGCGTGATGGTCGGCGTCGGAAGTTTTTCCGAACTGAGCACGGTGTCGGAGACCTCGTTGGTCAAGGTCGACGACGACCTGCCGCTGTCGCGCGCGTGCCTGCTGGGCTGCGGGGTGATGACGGGCTGGGGGTCAGCCGTCAACACCGCCGACGTGACCCCGGGTGACACCGTCGTGGTGATCGGGTGCGGCGGTATCGGCAGCGGTGCGATCCAGGGCGCCAGGCTGGCGGGTGCCGAGCACATCGTCGTCGTCGACATCGTGGAGTCCAAGCGCGACAAGGCATTCGAGTTCGGTGCCACCCACTTCGTGACGTCCATGCCGGAAGCGACGGAGTTGGTGGCCGAAATCACCCGCGGGGTGATGGCGGATTCCGCACTGCTGACCGTCGGCCTGCTCAAGGGCCCGATGATCAACGAGGCGATGGACATCGTCCGCAAGGGCGGCGCGGTGGTGATGACCGCCATCGCCTCGATGGCCGACGTGACGCCGACCCTCCCGATGGCGATGGTGACGCTGTACCAGAAGCGGCTGCTCGGCAGCCTTTACGGCGAGGCGAATCCCCGCGCGGACATTCCGCGGCTACTCAACCTCTACCGCGACGGCAAGCTACTGCTCGACGAGACGGTCACCGCGGAGTACAAGCTGGCCGACATCAACGAGGCCTACGACGACATGCTCGCCGGCCGCAACATCCGCGGTGTGATCGTCCACAACCACTAG
- the fadA6 gene encoding steroid 3-ketoacyl-CoA thiolase FadA6, with amino-acid sequence MAEAYVIEAVRTAVGKRNGGLSGVHPVDLGAAGWRGLFDRVDVDPGAVDDVIAGCVDAIGPQAGNIARLSWLAAGYPEEVPGVTVDRQCGSSQQAISFGAQAIMSGTADLIVAGGMQNMSQIPISSAMTVAEQFGFTSPTNESKSWLHRYGDQEISQFRGSELIAEKWNLSREEMEEFSLISHQRAQEAIRAGHFENEIIGVDGFAIDEGPRDTSLEKMAGLKTLVEGGRLTAAMASQISDGASAVLLASENAVQAHNLKPRARIHHISARGADPVFMLTGPIPATQYALKKTGLTMDDIDTVEINEAFAPVVMAWMKELDVDHAKVNPNGGAIALGHPLGATGAKLFTTMLNTLERTGGRYGLQTMCEGGGTANVTIIERL; translated from the coding sequence ATGGCTGAGGCATATGTCATCGAAGCTGTCCGCACCGCAGTGGGCAAGCGCAACGGCGGTCTGTCCGGCGTGCATCCCGTCGATCTGGGCGCCGCCGGGTGGCGCGGACTGTTCGACCGCGTCGACGTCGACCCGGGCGCCGTCGATGACGTCATCGCCGGCTGCGTTGACGCCATCGGACCCCAGGCAGGCAACATCGCCAGGCTGTCATGGCTGGCCGCCGGATATCCCGAAGAGGTGCCAGGCGTCACGGTTGACCGCCAGTGCGGGTCGAGCCAGCAGGCCATTTCCTTTGGCGCACAGGCCATCATGTCCGGCACCGCCGACCTGATCGTGGCGGGCGGAATGCAGAACATGAGCCAGATTCCGATCTCGTCGGCCATGACCGTCGCCGAGCAGTTCGGGTTCACCTCGCCGACCAACGAATCCAAGAGCTGGCTGCACCGCTACGGCGACCAGGAGATCTCGCAGTTCCGCGGTTCGGAGCTGATCGCCGAGAAGTGGAACCTCTCGCGTGAAGAGATGGAGGAGTTCTCACTGATCAGCCATCAGCGCGCGCAGGAGGCGATCCGGGCCGGACACTTCGAGAACGAGATCATCGGCGTCGACGGTTTCGCCATCGACGAAGGTCCACGCGACACGTCGCTGGAGAAGATGGCCGGCCTCAAGACCCTTGTCGAGGGCGGCCGGCTGACCGCCGCGATGGCCAGCCAGATCTCGGACGGTGCGAGCGCGGTGCTGCTCGCATCGGAGAACGCAGTTCAGGCTCATAATCTTAAGCCGCGCGCCCGCATCCACCACATCAGCGCCCGCGGGGCCGACCCGGTGTTCATGCTGACGGGGCCGATTCCCGCCACCCAGTACGCGCTGAAGAAGACCGGCCTGACGATGGATGACATCGACACCGTCGAGATCAACGAGGCGTTCGCACCCGTCGTGATGGCGTGGATGAAGGAGCTCGACGTCGACCACGCGAAGGTCAACCCCAACGGCGGCGCGATCGCGCTCGGTCACCCGCTCGGTGCGACGGGCGCCAAGCTGTTCACCACGATGCTGAACACGTTGGAGCGCACCGGCGGTCGCTACGGTCTGCAGACGATGTGCGAGGGCGGCGGCACCGCCAACGTCACGATCATCGAAAGGCTCTAG
- the kstR2 gene encoding TetR family transcriptional regulator KstR2 translates to MSTESPAGQTRRDELLELAATMFAERGLRATTVRDIADSAGILSGSLYHHFSSKEEMVDEVLRGFLDWLFDRYEQIVAEEPNPLERLKGLFMASFEAIEHRHAQVVIYQDEAKRLAGQERFSYVEKRNQEQRKMWLDLLDQGVQDGYFRPDIDVDLVYRFIRDTTWVSVRWYQPGGPLTAEEVGRQYLSIVLGGITKEGVE, encoded by the coding sequence ATGAGTACCGAAAGTCCCGCTGGACAGACACGGCGCGACGAGCTCCTCGAGCTCGCCGCGACGATGTTCGCCGAGCGTGGGCTACGGGCGACGACGGTGCGCGACATCGCCGACTCGGCGGGAATCCTGTCCGGCAGTCTCTACCACCACTTCTCGTCGAAGGAGGAGATGGTCGACGAGGTGCTGCGTGGTTTCCTGGACTGGCTGTTCGATCGGTACGAGCAGATCGTCGCGGAGGAACCCAATCCGCTGGAGCGGCTCAAGGGCCTTTTCATGGCGTCGTTCGAGGCGATCGAGCATCGGCACGCGCAGGTCGTCATCTACCAGGACGAGGCCAAGCGGCTCGCGGGCCAGGAGCGGTTCTCCTATGTCGAGAAACGCAATCAAGAGCAGCGCAAGATGTGGCTGGACCTGCTCGACCAGGGCGTCCAAGACGGGTACTTCCGGCCCGACATCGACGTCGACCTGGTCTACCGGTTCATCCGCGACACCACCTGGGTTTCGGTCCGCTGGTATCAGCCGGGTGGACCGCTCACGGCCGAAGAGGTCGGCCGACAGTACCTATCCATAGTTCTCGGTGGTATCACCAAAGAAGGAGTCGAGTAA
- the ipdF gene encoding (5R,7aS)-5-hydroxy-7a-methyl-1-oxo-2,3,5,6,7,7a-hexahydro-1H-indene-carboxyl-CoA reductase: MTLAEAPKEIEGHGLLTDKVVVVTAAAGTGIGSSVARRALVEGADVVISDHHERRLGETRDQLLELGLGRVESVVCDVTSTAQVDALISSTTARMGRLDVLVNNAGLGGETPVVDMTDEEWDRVLNVTLTSVMRATRAALRYFRDADHGGVIVNNASVLGWRAQHSQSHYAAAKAGVMALTRCSAIEAVEHGVRINAVSPSIARHKFLEKVSSSELLDRLSEGEAFGRAAEPWEIAATIAFLASDYSSYLTGEVISVSSQRA; encoded by the coding sequence ATGACTCTGGCCGAAGCGCCGAAAGAGATTGAGGGCCACGGACTTCTGACGGACAAGGTCGTGGTGGTGACCGCAGCCGCAGGCACCGGCATCGGCTCGTCGGTCGCACGACGCGCGCTGGTCGAGGGGGCTGACGTCGTGATCTCCGACCACCACGAGCGGCGCCTCGGTGAAACCCGCGACCAGCTCCTCGAACTCGGCCTCGGTCGCGTCGAGAGCGTCGTGTGCGACGTGACGTCCACCGCGCAGGTCGACGCGCTGATCTCGTCGACCACCGCTCGGATGGGGCGGCTGGACGTGCTGGTCAACAACGCGGGGCTGGGCGGCGAGACGCCCGTTGTCGACATGACCGACGAGGAGTGGGACCGCGTCCTCAACGTGACCCTGACGTCGGTGATGCGTGCGACGCGCGCCGCGCTGCGGTACTTCCGCGACGCGGACCACGGCGGTGTGATCGTCAACAACGCCAGCGTCCTCGGCTGGCGGGCGCAACACTCCCAGTCGCACTATGCCGCCGCCAAGGCGGGCGTGATGGCGCTGACACGCTGCAGCGCAATCGAAGCCGTCGAGCACGGCGTTCGGATCAATGCGGTGTCACCGAGCATTGCCCGGCACAAGTTCCTCGAGAAGGTCAGCAGCTCAGAGCTGCTGGACCGGCTCTCGGAGGGCGAGGCGTTCGGCCGGGCTGCCGAGCCATGGGAGATCGCCGCCACCATCGCGTTCCTGGCCAGCGACTACTCCAGTTACCTGACTGGAGAAGTGATTTCGGTGTCGAGCCAACGAGCATGA
- the ipdE1 gene encoding acyl-CoA dehydrogenase IpdE1 → MIEVQEFRAEVRDWLAENLTGEFAAIKGLGGPGREDEAFEERRAWNQHLAAAGYTCLGWPEEHGGRGLTVAHRVAFYEEYALANAPAKVNHFGEELLGPTVIAFGTPEQQQRFLPKILDVTELWCQGYSEPGAGSDLANVSTTAELVGDEWVINGQKVWTSLAHWAQWCFVVARTEKGSKRHAGLSFLLVPLDQPGVVVRPIVQLTGDSEFNEVFFDDARTEADLVVGTPGDGWRVAMALLTFERGVSTLGQQIEYARELSGVAELAKRNGAADDPLIRERLTRSWAGLRTMRSYALATMDVEQPGQDNVSKLLWANWHRELGEIAMEVLGRDGLTLTDGGFDEWQRLYLFSRADTIYGGSNEIQRNIIAERVLGLPREVKG, encoded by the coding sequence GTGATAGAGGTCCAGGAGTTCAGGGCCGAGGTCCGCGACTGGCTCGCCGAGAATCTCACCGGCGAATTCGCCGCGATCAAAGGCCTCGGAGGCCCGGGTCGCGAGGATGAGGCGTTCGAGGAACGACGCGCATGGAACCAGCATCTCGCGGCCGCCGGCTACACATGTCTCGGCTGGCCGGAGGAGCACGGCGGCCGCGGCCTGACCGTTGCGCACCGCGTCGCTTTCTACGAGGAGTACGCCCTCGCGAACGCGCCCGCGAAGGTGAACCACTTCGGTGAGGAACTGCTGGGTCCGACAGTGATCGCGTTCGGAACCCCAGAGCAGCAGCAGCGCTTCCTGCCCAAGATTCTCGATGTCACCGAGCTGTGGTGTCAGGGCTACTCCGAACCCGGCGCGGGCAGCGATCTGGCCAACGTGTCGACGACTGCCGAGCTCGTCGGTGACGAGTGGGTGATCAACGGGCAGAAGGTGTGGACATCGCTGGCGCACTGGGCGCAGTGGTGCTTCGTCGTCGCCCGCACCGAGAAGGGTTCCAAGCGTCACGCCGGTCTGTCCTTCCTTCTGGTGCCGTTGGATCAGCCGGGTGTCGTGGTGCGGCCGATCGTGCAGTTGACCGGGGACTCTGAGTTCAACGAGGTGTTTTTCGACGACGCGCGCACCGAGGCCGATCTGGTGGTTGGGACGCCGGGCGATGGTTGGCGAGTCGCCATGGCACTGTTGACGTTCGAGCGTGGTGTGTCGACGCTCGGCCAGCAGATCGAGTACGCCCGTGAGCTCTCCGGCGTCGCCGAGCTCGCCAAGCGCAACGGCGCAGCCGACGATCCGCTGATCCGCGAGCGGCTCACTCGGTCGTGGGCCGGTCTGCGCACCATGCGGTCCTACGCGCTGGCGACCATGGATGTCGAGCAACCCGGTCAAGACAACGTCTCGAAACTGTTGTGGGCCAACTGGCATCGTGAGCTAGGCGAGATCGCGATGGAGGTGCTGGGGCGCGACGGCCTGACGCTGACCGACGGTGGCTTCGACGAATGGCAGCGGCTGTACCTGTTCTCCAGGGCGGACACGATCTACGGCGGCTCCAATGAGATCCAGCGCAACATCATTGCCGAGCGGGTGCTCGGCCTACCCCGTGAGGTAAAGGGATGA
- the fadD3 gene encoding 3-((3aS,4S,7aS)-7a-methyl-1,5-dioxo-octahydro-1H-inden-4-yl)propanoate--CoA ligase FadD3 produces MTPDLRTIPQVLDRIADQFSDHDALVTTDRRLTYAQLRTEVRQAAAAMIDLGVQAGDRVAIWSPNTWHWVVACLATHYAGAVVVPLNTRYTASEATDILARTAAPLLFAAGEFLGADKAASIDRGSLPDLRHVIRVPIEQADGTWDEFVARGTNLAAVDARVAALTPDDVSDILFTSGTTGRSKGALCAHRQSLDAPAAWAACGQLTSADRYLCINPFFHNFGYKAGILACLQTGATLIPQLTFDPENAMAAVAEHRITVLPGPPTIYQTLLDHPKRGDYDLTSLRFAVTGAATIPVVLIERMQSELDIDIVLTAYGLTEASGFGTMCRAEDDAVTVAATCGRPIADFELRIDDPSEDGSGEVLLRGPNVMLGYLDDPEATAAAIDSDGWLHTGDVGRLDERGNLTITDRLKDMYICGGFNVYPAEIEQVLARLDGVAESAVIGVPDDRLGEVGKAFLVLKPGAELDEKQVITYTREHLANFKAPRFVEFLDVLPRNPGGKVVKPVLRGMRK; encoded by the coding sequence ATGACGCCCGATCTGAGGACCATTCCGCAGGTCCTGGACCGGATTGCTGACCAGTTCTCGGACCACGACGCCCTGGTCACGACCGATCGCCGGCTGACTTACGCGCAATTGCGCACCGAGGTGCGCCAGGCCGCCGCCGCCATGATCGACCTGGGCGTGCAGGCCGGGGACCGGGTCGCGATCTGGTCGCCGAACACCTGGCATTGGGTGGTCGCGTGCCTGGCCACGCACTATGCCGGCGCTGTGGTGGTGCCGCTGAACACCCGCTACACCGCGAGTGAGGCCACCGACATTCTCGCCCGCACCGCCGCTCCGCTGCTGTTCGCCGCGGGCGAGTTCCTCGGCGCCGACAAGGCCGCGTCCATCGATCGGGGTTCCCTGCCCGACCTACGGCACGTGATTCGCGTCCCGATCGAGCAGGCCGACGGCACGTGGGACGAGTTCGTGGCGCGGGGGACAAACCTGGCGGCGGTCGACGCGCGCGTCGCCGCGCTGACCCCCGACGACGTCTCCGACATCCTCTTCACATCCGGCACCACCGGTCGCAGTAAGGGCGCGCTGTGCGCGCATCGCCAGTCGCTCGACGCGCCCGCGGCGTGGGCCGCCTGCGGACAGCTCACGAGCGCCGACCGCTACCTGTGCATCAATCCGTTCTTCCACAACTTCGGCTACAAGGCCGGAATCCTGGCGTGCCTGCAGACCGGCGCGACGCTCATCCCGCAGCTGACGTTCGACCCGGAGAACGCGATGGCCGCGGTGGCCGAACACCGCATCACCGTGCTGCCGGGGCCGCCCACGATCTACCAGACCCTGCTGGACCATCCGAAGCGCGGCGACTACGACCTGACGTCGCTGCGATTCGCGGTGACCGGCGCGGCGACGATCCCCGTGGTTCTGATCGAACGCATGCAGAGCGAACTCGACATCGACATCGTGCTGACGGCGTACGGCCTGACCGAGGCCAGCGGGTTCGGCACGATGTGCCGCGCGGAGGACGACGCGGTCACCGTGGCCGCGACATGCGGGCGCCCGATCGCCGACTTCGAACTGCGCATCGACGACCCGTCCGAGGACGGGTCGGGTGAGGTGCTGCTGCGCGGGCCCAACGTGATGCTCGGATACCTCGATGATCCCGAAGCCACCGCCGCCGCAATCGATTCCGACGGCTGGCTACACACCGGCGACGTCGGCCGATTGGACGAGCGCGGAAACCTGACGATCACCGATCGGCTCAAGGACATGTACATCTGCGGCGGATTCAATGTGTATCCCGCCGAGATCGAGCAGGTGCTGGCGCGCCTCGACGGCGTCGCCGAGTCGGCCGTCATCGGGGTGCCCGACGATCGCTTGGGCGAGGTCGGCAAGGCGTTCCTCGTACTCAAGCCAGGCGCGGAACTAGACGAAAAACAGGTAATCACCTATACGCGTGAGCATCTCGCGAACTTCAAGGCGCCGCGTTTCGTGGAGTTCCTCGACGTGCTGCCGCGTAATCCGGGCGGCAAAGTGGTCAAGCCAGTCCTCCGCGGGATGAGGAAATAG
- a CDS encoding acyl-CoA dehydrogenase family protein — protein sequence MDLNFDDATLDFQSEVREFLSANKDKFPTKSYDTAEGFEQHRTWDKVLFDAGLSVITWPEKYGGRDATLLQWVVYEEEYFRAGAPGRASANGTSMLAPTLFAHGTQEQLDRALPKMASGEEIWAQAWSEPESGSDLASLRSTATKTDGGWLLNGQKIWSSRAPFGERAFGLFRSDPEAQRHKGLTYVMFDLKADGVTVRPIAQLGGDTGFGEIFLDDVFVPDNDVIGEVNDGWRAAMSTSSNERGMSLRSPARFIAPAERLVSQWKANPDPVFVDRVADAWIKAQAYRLHTFGTVTRVSGGGELGAESSVTKVFWSDLDVAIHQTALDMRGADAELVDSWTEGLLFALGGPIYAGTNEIQRNIIAERLLGLPRK from the coding sequence ATGGATCTCAATTTCGACGACGCGACCTTGGACTTCCAGTCCGAGGTGCGCGAATTCCTCTCGGCGAACAAGGACAAGTTCCCGACCAAGTCATACGACACGGCCGAGGGCTTCGAACAACACCGGACCTGGGACAAGGTGCTCTTCGACGCCGGCTTGTCGGTGATCACGTGGCCCGAGAAGTACGGCGGCCGCGACGCGACGCTGCTGCAGTGGGTGGTCTACGAGGAGGAGTACTTCCGCGCGGGCGCGCCCGGCCGAGCGAGCGCGAACGGCACGTCGATGCTCGCGCCGACCCTGTTCGCGCACGGCACCCAGGAGCAGCTCGACAGGGCGTTGCCCAAAATGGCCAGTGGCGAGGAGATCTGGGCGCAGGCCTGGTCGGAGCCCGAGTCGGGCAGCGACCTGGCGTCGCTGCGATCGACCGCCACCAAGACCGACGGTGGCTGGCTGCTCAACGGCCAGAAGATCTGGAGCTCGCGGGCGCCGTTCGGGGAGCGTGCGTTCGGGTTGTTCCGCTCGGATCCCGAGGCGCAGCGCCACAAAGGGCTGACGTACGTCATGTTCGACCTGAAGGCCGACGGGGTCACGGTGCGCCCGATTGCCCAGCTGGGCGGCGACACCGGTTTCGGGGAGATCTTCCTCGACGACGTGTTCGTGCCTGACAACGACGTGATCGGTGAGGTGAACGACGGCTGGCGCGCCGCAATGAGTACGTCGAGCAATGAGCGCGGGATGTCACTTCGCAGCCCGGCCCGCTTCATCGCGCCCGCCGAAAGACTGGTGTCCCAGTGGAAGGCCAACCCCGACCCCGTTTTCGTCGACCGGGTAGCCGACGCCTGGATCAAGGCGCAGGCCTACCGGCTGCACACGTTCGGCACCGTGACCAGAGTGAGTGGCGGCGGTGAACTGGGCGCCGAGTCGTCGGTGACCAAGGTGTTCTGGTCGGACCTCGACGTGGCGATCCATCAGACCGCGCTGGACATGCGCGGCGCCGACGCCGAGCTGGTCGACTCGTGGACCGAAGGTCTGCTTTTCGCACTGGGCGGCCCGATCTACGCGGGCACCAACGAGATTCAGCGCAACATCATCGCCGAGCGCCTACTGGGCCTGCCGCGGAAGTAG
- a CDS encoding acyl-CoA dehydrogenase family protein: MNFEIDEQQRDFAASIDAALGAADMPAAVRAWAAGDPAPGRKVWAQLADLGVTALMVPEKFDGIDAHPVDLVVAAERLGRWCVPGPVTESIAVAPVLLASHDDGAERSAALAAGKLIATVAMPPQVPRAVDADTAGLILVAADGKVSDGTAGEQAQSVDPSRKLFNVSVSGDGQAADVERAYEFGVLATAAQLVGAGQALLDMSVEYAKQRSQFGTVIGTYQAIKHKLADVHIALELARPLVYGAALSVADQTPETARDVSAAKVAAADAALLAARSALQTHGAIGFTQEHDMSLSLLRVQALRSAWGDPTLHRRRLLEAL, from the coding sequence ATGAACTTCGAGATTGACGAACAGCAGCGCGACTTCGCCGCCAGCATCGACGCCGCACTCGGCGCGGCCGACATGCCCGCCGCGGTGCGCGCGTGGGCCGCGGGCGACCCCGCGCCTGGCCGCAAGGTGTGGGCACAGCTGGCCGACCTGGGTGTGACCGCCCTGATGGTGCCCGAGAAGTTCGACGGGATCGACGCGCACCCCGTCGATCTGGTGGTCGCCGCCGAGCGGTTGGGTCGGTGGTGCGTTCCCGGCCCGGTGACCGAATCGATCGCGGTGGCACCGGTTCTCCTCGCCAGCCACGATGACGGGGCCGAACGGAGCGCGGCGCTGGCGGCCGGTAAGTTGATCGCCACCGTGGCGATGCCCCCACAGGTACCGCGGGCGGTGGACGCCGACACCGCCGGCCTGATTCTGGTGGCGGCCGATGGAAAAGTCAGCGACGGCACCGCGGGCGAGCAGGCGCAATCCGTCGACCCGAGTCGAAAGTTGTTCAACGTCAGCGTGTCCGGGGACGGCCAGGCCGCCGATGTGGAACGCGCATACGAGTTCGGCGTGTTGGCGACTGCGGCGCAGCTGGTCGGGGCAGGGCAGGCGCTGCTCGACATGTCGGTCGAGTACGCCAAGCAGCGCAGCCAGTTCGGCACGGTGATCGGTACGTATCAGGCAATCAAACACAAACTCGCCGACGTGCACATTGCCCTGGAGCTCGCTCGGCCCCTGGTCTACGGGGCGGCGCTGTCGGTGGCCGACCAGACGCCGGAGACGGCGCGCGACGTCAGTGCCGCCAAGGTCGCCGCGGCGGACGCCGCGCTGCTGGCGGCACGCTCTGCGCTACAGACCCACGGCGCGATCGGATTCACGCAAGAGCACGACATGTCGCTGTCGCTGTTGCGGGTGCAGGCACTGCGTTCGGCGTGGGGCGATCCCACGCTGCACCGGCGACGGCTTCTGGAGGCACTGTGA
- the ipdE2 gene encoding acyl-CoA dehydrogenase IpdE2 has product MSEERELLRGTVAALVEKHASPEAVRQAMESERGFDESLWKLLCEQVGAAALVVPEELGGAGGELADAAVVLEELGKGLVPTPLLGTTLAELALLTAEQPDASALEELAAGTKIGTVAFDTNFVISGDVADIVITADGERLTLLSEFTANRVDTMDPTRRLARIESQGDTEIGADPGLADTAAILLAAEQIGAAARCLDLTVAYTKDRVQFGRPIGSFQALKHRMADLYVAVQSARAVVNDAVAEPSPTSAALARFSASEAFSEVVGEAVQMHGGIAITWEHDIQLYFKRAHGSAQLLGPPREHLRRLESEVF; this is encoded by the coding sequence GTGAGCGAAGAACGGGAACTGCTGCGGGGCACGGTAGCCGCCCTGGTCGAAAAGCACGCGTCGCCTGAGGCCGTACGGCAGGCGATGGAGTCCGAGCGAGGTTTCGACGAGTCGCTGTGGAAGTTGTTGTGCGAGCAGGTGGGCGCCGCCGCTCTGGTGGTACCCGAGGAGCTCGGCGGTGCGGGTGGTGAGCTCGCCGATGCCGCCGTCGTCCTCGAAGAACTCGGCAAGGGCCTGGTGCCGACGCCTCTGCTCGGCACGACGCTGGCTGAGCTGGCGCTGCTGACCGCCGAGCAACCCGACGCCTCCGCGCTGGAAGAACTCGCGGCCGGTACCAAGATCGGCACGGTCGCGTTCGATACGAATTTTGTGATCAGCGGCGACGTCGCTGACATCGTGATCACCGCGGACGGAGAGCGGCTGACGCTGCTGTCGGAGTTCACCGCGAACCGCGTCGACACCATGGATCCGACGCGTCGGCTGGCCCGCATCGAATCGCAGGGCGATACCGAGATCGGCGCCGACCCGGGGCTCGCCGATACGGCGGCGATCCTGCTGGCCGCCGAGCAGATCGGAGCGGCCGCACGGTGTCTCGATCTCACCGTCGCGTACACCAAGGACAGGGTTCAGTTCGGCAGGCCGATCGGCAGCTTCCAGGCGCTCAAGCACCGGATGGCCGACCTGTACGTCGCAGTGCAGTCGGCGCGCGCGGTGGTCAATGACGCGGTAGCCGAACCATCACCGACATCAGCGGCGCTGGCGCGTTTCTCGGCGAGCGAAGCGTTCTCCGAGGTGGTGGGCGAGGCAGTCCAGATGCACGGTGGCATCGCCATCACGTGGGAGCACGACATTCAGCTGTACTTCAAGCGAGCGCACGGCAGCGCGCAACTGCTCGGACCGCCTAGGGAGCATTTGCGTCGGCTCGAATCCGAAGTGTTCTAA
- a CDS encoding phosphate/phosphite/phosphonate ABC transporter substrate-binding protein yields the protein MTSLTFVLDQNLGLPTSDEPWKSILTAADIVASQTADLAAIDEALDRHQPDIAYVPTADFHRIFRSGDDTYRGLAIATSKFTGDPRQTSLLVVRADDPATGWADLQGADYGYINTACTSSYFSPAILLARQGKSRDDFLHMVAVPAWQGQIDAVVSKQVRATMVLEDVWRARPDNAKDTKIIGQYDNCKPPVVIARKGLDEGTRTMLLDAVVAWVPDWSGVYGGLKPFYYADVHGFFHDLDQLPAR from the coding sequence GTGACGTCGCTGACCTTCGTCCTGGACCAGAATCTTGGGCTGCCGACCAGCGATGAGCCGTGGAAGAGCATTCTCACCGCCGCCGACATCGTCGCGAGCCAGACCGCCGATCTCGCCGCGATCGACGAGGCTCTCGACCGACACCAGCCGGACATCGCGTATGTGCCGACGGCCGACTTTCACCGGATCTTCCGAAGTGGCGACGACACCTACCGAGGCCTGGCGATCGCCACGTCGAAGTTCACCGGCGATCCTCGCCAGACCAGCCTGCTCGTCGTCAGGGCCGACGACCCCGCGACGGGGTGGGCCGACTTGCAGGGCGCTGACTACGGATACATCAACACGGCCTGTACGTCGAGCTACTTCTCACCGGCGATTCTGTTGGCCAGGCAGGGTAAATCGCGGGATGATTTCCTGCATATGGTCGCAGTCCCGGCGTGGCAAGGCCAGATCGATGCCGTTGTCTCCAAGCAAGTTCGGGCGACGATGGTCCTGGAGGATGTCTGGCGAGCACGGCCAGACAACGCCAAGGACACGAAAATCATCGGACAGTACGACAACTGCAAACCACCCGTGGTGATTGCACGCAAGGGACTGGACGAAGGCACCCGCACAATGCTTCTCGACGCAGTGGTCGCGTGGGTGCCTGATTGGAGCGGCGTGTACGGCGGGCTCAAGCCCTTCTATTACGCCGACGTGCACGGGTTCTTCCACGACCTCGATCAACTTCCGGCCCGATGA